From the Rhodoferax sp. WC2427 genome, one window contains:
- the msrA gene encoding peptide-methionine (S)-S-oxide reductase MsrA: MAGAVVVAALYWSPNAVAEKAVAIPAPSAQALAGIAPSTQATETVVFAGGCFWGIQAVFQHTNGVLEAVSGYAGGKKGDAQYETVSGGGTGHAEAVQVRFDPTLVSYAQLLQIYFSVAHDPTQLNRQYPDVGPQYRSAVFTTTPAQKQLTERYIAELNAAKVFPAKIVTQLGALTAFYPAEKYHQNYATLHPDAQYIAQFDLPKIAHLKEMLPALYRAQPVLVAN; this comes from the coding sequence ATGGCCGGTGCGGTCGTTGTGGCGGCGCTGTATTGGAGCCCGAACGCGGTGGCCGAAAAGGCGGTGGCGATTCCGGCCCCCTCGGCCCAGGCCCTGGCGGGCATCGCCCCCAGCACGCAAGCCACCGAGACGGTGGTGTTTGCCGGGGGCTGCTTCTGGGGCATCCAGGCGGTGTTCCAGCACACCAACGGCGTGCTGGAAGCCGTGTCGGGCTACGCGGGCGGCAAGAAGGGCGATGCCCAGTACGAGACCGTCAGCGGCGGCGGCACCGGCCATGCCGAGGCGGTGCAGGTGCGGTTTGACCCCACATTGGTGAGTTACGCGCAGCTGCTGCAAATCTACTTCTCGGTGGCCCACGACCCGACCCAGCTGAACCGCCAGTACCCCGACGTGGGCCCGCAGTACCGCTCGGCCGTGTTCACCACCACGCCGGCGCAGAAGCAGCTGACCGAGCGCTACATCGCCGAGCTGAACGCGGCCAAGGTGTTCCCGGCCAAGATCGTGACCCAGCTCGGTGCCCTCACGGCTTTTTACCCCGCCGAGAAGTACCACCAGAACTACGCCACCCTGCACCCGGACGCACAGTACATCGCCCAGTTCGACCTGCCCAAGATCGCCCACCTGAAAGAAATGCTGCCCGCGCTGTACCGTGCGCAGCCGGTGCTGGTGGCCAACTGA
- the dacB gene encoding D-alanyl-D-alanine carboxypeptidase/D-alanyl-D-alanine-endopeptidase, whose product MTYSTHSPRFWRSLCALALWAASSLALAQRLPPDVANALARAKVPQDAVSLYVARADGLGSPRLSHRASVLVNPASVMKLVTTFAALDTLGADYTWKTRFYADGPLKDGVLYGNLYIQGGGDPKLVLERIAATFAALQTRGVQKVRGDIVLDHHLFEPEARDPAEFDGQALSPYNTAPDGLLVNFKSLIFTFTPEPDSGIARIRSEPPIADVQMDAQVPLSTQSCNDWRGALQAEFANPDQVHFGGSYPVKCGERVWPVAYTDPASYARRVLQAMYLGLGGSLTGVVRDGRTPGDATWLMDAPSLPLGELIADVNKFSNNVMAQQMFLTLGLQAGRPGTFAASRAAVAAWWPQAIGRNVPVPTLENGSGLSRDERTSASALGQLLRRAAAHPQAAVFAHSLSVAGVDGTAQRMRDRGLAPESIGNAQLKTGTLRDVASVAGYATGRSGQRYVVVGIVNHPLAPAARPALDALVEWAVKE is encoded by the coding sequence ATGACCTATTCCACACACTCCCCCCGATTCTGGCGCAGCCTGTGCGCTCTTGCTTTGTGGGCCGCATCCAGCCTGGCGCTGGCCCAGCGCCTGCCGCCCGATGTCGCCAACGCCCTGGCCCGGGCCAAGGTGCCGCAAGACGCCGTGAGCCTGTATGTGGCACGCGCCGATGGGTTGGGCTCGCCGCGCCTGAGCCACCGGGCCAGCGTGCTGGTGAACCCGGCCTCGGTCATGAAGCTCGTCACCACCTTTGCCGCGCTCGACACGCTGGGGGCCGACTACACCTGGAAAACCCGCTTCTACGCCGACGGCCCGCTCAAGGACGGCGTGCTCTACGGCAATTTGTACATCCAGGGCGGTGGCGACCCCAAGCTGGTGCTGGAGCGCATTGCCGCCACCTTTGCCGCCCTGCAAACCCGCGGCGTGCAAAAAGTGCGCGGCGACATCGTGCTGGACCACCACCTCTTCGAGCCCGAAGCCCGCGACCCGGCCGAGTTTGACGGCCAGGCGCTCAGCCCCTACAACACCGCCCCCGACGGCCTGCTGGTCAACTTCAAGTCGCTGATCTTCACCTTCACCCCCGAGCCCGACAGCGGCATTGCCCGCATCCGCAGCGAGCCGCCGATTGCCGACGTGCAAATGGACGCGCAGGTGCCGCTCAGCACCCAAAGCTGCAACGACTGGCGCGGCGCGCTGCAGGCCGAGTTTGCCAACCCGGACCAGGTGCATTTCGGGGGCAGCTACCCGGTCAAATGCGGCGAACGCGTCTGGCCCGTGGCCTACACCGACCCCGCCAGCTACGCCCGCCGGGTGCTGCAGGCCATGTACCTGGGGCTGGGCGGCAGCTTGACCGGCGTGGTGCGCGATGGCCGTACGCCAGGAGACGCCACCTGGCTGATGGACGCGCCCTCGCTGCCGCTGGGCGAGCTGATCGCCGATGTCAACAAATTCAGCAACAACGTAATGGCGCAGCAGATGTTCCTGACGCTGGGTCTGCAGGCGGGCCGACCCGGCACCTTTGCCGCGTCGCGCGCCGCCGTGGCCGCCTGGTGGCCGCAGGCCATTGGCCGCAACGTGCCCGTGCCCACGCTGGAAAACGGCTCCGGCCTCAGCCGCGACGAGCGCACCAGCGCCAGCGCCCTGGGCCAGTTGCTGCGCCGCGCCGCCGCCCACCCGCAGGCGGCGGTGTTTGCCCATTCGCTGTCCGTGGCCGGGGTCGACGGCACTGCCCAGCGCATGCGCGACCGGGGCCTGGCCCCCGAATCCATCGGCAACGCCCAGCTCAAAACCGGCACCTTGCGCGACGTGGCCTCGGTGGCCGGCTATGCCACCGGGCGCAGCGGCCAGCGCTACGTGGTGGTGGGCATCGTCAACCACCCGCTGGCCCCGGCGGCGCGCCCGGCACTGGACGCGCTGGTGGAGTGGGCAGTCAAAGAGTAA
- a CDS encoding uracil-DNA glycosylase — MSLDPRQRAMLAEMHSPVWWPQAEPEAEAPPVEAPAPRKSAPQSIAQVLDRTPELVASPAHSISAGSTNVTENTATLDWPAALASVWLNAAPGGPADWLVLGEALGIADDAARPFAVPDAPEAQLLGNMLHAVGITPARKEGAPSACITSVQKLRLDANADPVADSAPHLRRAVALLQPKVILALGPFAAQLLLQDSTPLGQMRGRVHRYHGVPVVVSYHPATLLRNRPEKAKAWADLCLALGVVA; from the coding sequence ATGAGCCTGGACCCCCGCCAGCGCGCCATGCTGGCCGAGATGCACAGCCCCGTGTGGTGGCCGCAAGCAGAGCCCGAAGCGGAGGCCCCACCGGTAGAAGCCCCCGCGCCGCGCAAGTCGGCCCCGCAAAGCATCGCCCAGGTGCTGGACCGCACTCCTGAATTAGTAGCTTCTCCCGCCCATTCCATCAGCGCTGGCAGCACAAATGTCACTGAAAACACTGCCACGCTGGACTGGCCTGCGGCACTGGCCAGCGTGTGGCTGAACGCCGCCCCCGGCGGCCCGGCCGACTGGCTGGTGCTGGGCGAGGCGCTGGGCATTGCCGACGACGCGGCCCGGCCCTTTGCGGTGCCGGATGCGCCCGAAGCGCAACTGCTGGGCAACATGCTGCACGCCGTGGGCATCACCCCGGCACGCAAGGAAGGCGCGCCCTCGGCCTGCATCACCAGCGTGCAAAAGCTGCGTTTGGATGCCAACGCCGACCCGGTGGCCGACAGCGCCCCCCACCTGCGCCGCGCCGTGGCCCTGCTGCAGCCCAAGGTCATTCTGGCGCTGGGCCCGTTTGCGGCCCAGCTGCTGCTGCAAGACAGCACCCCGCTGGGCCAGATGCGGGGCCGGGTGCACCGCTACCACGGCGTACCGGTGGTGGTGAGCTACCACCCCGCCACGCTTTTGCGCAACCGTCCGGAAAAGGCCAAGGCCTGGGCGGACTTGTGCCTGGCGTTGGGCGTGGTGGCTTAG
- a CDS encoding DUF1439 domain-containing protein, with protein sequence MQRRLLWHALLAGTALLALPAQAQPGYTVSAAQLQQAVAQRFPLRYPVPGVLNLDLQAPQLRLLPAQNRLAAQMAVEAAGPALRRSHSGSITVDFALRYEPSDRTVRAVQLHFQNLQFPSLQPAVVELLTTYGPALAEQALQEVVLHQLKPQDLALPDTMGLQPGSITVTEQGLVVGFVNKPL encoded by the coding sequence ATGCAACGTAGACTTTTATGGCATGCCCTGCTGGCCGGTACGGCGCTGCTGGCCCTGCCCGCCCAGGCCCAGCCGGGCTACACCGTGTCTGCCGCCCAGTTGCAGCAGGCCGTGGCCCAGCGCTTTCCCCTGCGCTACCCGGTGCCCGGCGTGCTGAACCTGGACCTGCAAGCCCCGCAACTGCGCCTGCTGCCCGCCCAGAACCGCCTGGCTGCGCAAATGGCCGTGGAGGCCGCGGGCCCGGCCCTGCGGCGCAGCCACAGCGGCAGCATCACGGTGGACTTTGCCCTGCGCTACGAGCCCAGCGACCGCACGGTGCGCGCCGTGCAGCTGCACTTCCAGAACCTGCAATTCCCCAGCCTGCAGCCCGCCGTGGTGGAACTGCTGACCACATACGGCCCGGCCCTGGCCGAGCAGGCGCTGCAAGAGGTGGTGCTGCACCAGCTCAAGCCCCAAGACCTGGCCCTGCCCGACACCATGGGCCTGCAGCCCGGCAGCATTACCGTGACAGAGCAAGGGCTGGTGGTAGGGTTTGTGAATAAGCCGCTGTAG
- a CDS encoding OmpW family protein gives MKFNSLGMACALLLAAGAAHAQTAGTWMLRGGLMNITPKVDSGDLSASSLPGTKIDSNGNTRLAGGITYMVTDQWALDLPLALPFKHTLTGAGAIQGVGKIGETKALPMSLFGQYRFGEASAQFRPYVGAGLTYAKFFKERGNATLTGITGGTASNPTTLKLESNLALSIQAGATVALNDRWFVEGSVVKTFLKTKGTLSTGQTIDVTLNPLTLALSLGYRF, from the coding sequence ATGAAATTTAACTCTCTTGGCATGGCCTGTGCCCTCTTGTTGGCTGCAGGCGCAGCCCACGCCCAAACGGCAGGCACCTGGATGCTGCGTGGCGGCCTGATGAATATCACCCCCAAGGTCGATAGCGGCGACCTGTCGGCGTCCAGCCTGCCGGGTACCAAGATCGACTCCAACGGCAACACCCGCCTGGCGGGCGGCATCACCTACATGGTTACCGACCAGTGGGCGCTGGACCTGCCCCTGGCTTTGCCATTCAAGCACACGCTGACCGGTGCCGGGGCCATCCAGGGCGTGGGCAAGATTGGCGAAACCAAGGCGCTGCCCATGTCGCTGTTTGGGCAGTACCGGTTTGGCGAAGCCAGTGCCCAGTTTCGCCCGTATGTGGGCGCGGGCCTGACCTATGCCAAGTTTTTCAAGGAGCGCGGCAACGCCACCCTGACGGGCATCACCGGCGGCACCGCCAGCAACCCGACCACGCTGAAGCTGGAATCCAACCTGGCCCTGTCCATCCAGGCCGGTGCCACCGTGGCCCTGAACGACCGCTGGTTTGTGGAAGGCTCCGTGGTCAAGACCTTCCTGAAAACCAAGGGCACCTTGTCTACCGGCCAGACGATCGACGTGACCCTCAACCCCCTGACGCTGGCCTTGAGCCTGGGCTACCGCTTCTAA
- the rimI gene encoding ribosomal protein S18-alanine N-acetyltransferase yields the protein MSALLAPPDASEVRFETLTPDWLDAVLPVEQAAYAHPWSRANFQDALAAGYQAQILLADDTILGYFVAMQGVDEVHLLNITVAPAYQGQGWSHLMLDALALWSRGQKAQWLWLEARVGNHRALHVYTRYGFNRVGMRKDYYPNGPGQREHAIVMSMPL from the coding sequence ATGAGCGCCCTGCTGGCCCCGCCCGACGCCTCCGAGGTGCGCTTCGAGACGCTCACCCCGGACTGGCTGGACGCGGTGCTGCCGGTGGAGCAGGCGGCCTACGCCCACCCCTGGTCGCGGGCCAATTTCCAGGACGCACTGGCCGCAGGCTACCAGGCGCAAATCCTGCTGGCGGACGACACCATTCTGGGCTACTTCGTGGCCATGCAGGGCGTGGACGAGGTGCACCTGCTCAACATCACCGTGGCCCCCGCCTACCAGGGCCAGGGCTGGTCGCACCTGATGCTGGATGCGCTGGCCCTGTGGTCGCGCGGCCAAAAAGCCCAGTGGCTGTGGCTGGAAGCCCGCGTGGGCAACCACCGCGCGCTGCACGTCTACACCCGCTACGGCTTCAACCGCGTGGGCATGCGCAAAGACTACTACCCCAACGGCCCCGGCCAGCGCGAACACGCCATCGTCATGAGCATGCCCCTATGA
- a CDS encoding SGNH/GDSL hydrolase family protein: protein MRWMPTKMAVLVASVSAALVLSACGGGGSDTSTRVTYTSLVSFGDSLSDVGTYKVGAIAAVGGGRWTVNGTTTGPVNWTELLAGEFSVAAPCPAQTGLLSNVPQIPLVAVVNNANCTNYAQGSSRVSLPFGPNAVALQPYIAPATNIGLMAVPVKTQFTTHLAAHGNYTGNELVTVLAGANDIFMYANAVSAAAAGGAGAVGAAALAGWTPTEQNAVAAGGAAAVNAAATAAVTHAAQDAAVLATAIKDSVTGMGAKHVVVVNVPSIEFTPFGQGSGAGALLRSMVTTFNGTLKNELAGVSTVLIVDAYTQGIAQYNDPAPYGIKNVTDAACSSDAPSATNPAGNILLGSSLACTVNNTLAGKDVSAYFYADSVHPTPAGYKLLYRYVAKQMAIAGWL from the coding sequence ATGCGTTGGATGCCCACAAAAATGGCTGTGCTGGTGGCTTCGGTCTCGGCGGCGTTGGTTTTGTCTGCCTGCGGAGGCGGCGGTAGCGACACGTCCACCAGAGTCACCTACACCTCGCTGGTGTCCTTCGGCGACAGCCTCAGCGATGTAGGCACCTACAAGGTGGGGGCCATTGCCGCCGTGGGGGGCGGCCGCTGGACTGTCAACGGCACCACCACCGGCCCGGTCAACTGGACCGAGCTGCTGGCGGGCGAGTTCAGTGTGGCGGCGCCCTGCCCGGCCCAAACCGGTTTGCTGTCCAACGTCCCGCAGATTCCGCTGGTGGCGGTGGTCAACAATGCGAACTGCACCAACTACGCCCAGGGCAGCTCGCGCGTGAGCCTGCCCTTTGGCCCCAACGCGGTGGCATTGCAGCCCTACATCGCCCCGGCCACCAATATCGGCCTGATGGCCGTGCCGGTGAAGACCCAGTTCACAACCCACCTGGCGGCGCATGGCAACTACACCGGCAACGAGCTGGTCACCGTCTTGGCCGGTGCGAACGACATCTTCATGTATGCCAATGCCGTGTCCGCAGCGGCGGCCGGGGGCGCGGGCGCGGTGGGCGCCGCCGCGCTGGCGGGCTGGACACCGACCGAGCAAAACGCGGTTGCCGCTGGCGGGGCCGCGGCCGTGAACGCCGCCGCCACCGCCGCCGTGACCCACGCGGCCCAGGATGCTGCCGTGCTGGCCACGGCCATCAAGGATTCGGTGACCGGCATGGGTGCCAAGCATGTGGTGGTGGTCAATGTGCCCAGCATCGAGTTCACGCCGTTTGGCCAGGGCTCCGGCGCGGGCGCGTTGCTGCGCTCCATGGTGACCACGTTCAACGGCACCTTGAAAAACGAATTGGCCGGTGTGTCCACGGTGCTGATAGTGGATGCCTACACCCAGGGTATCGCCCAGTACAACGACCCGGCACCGTACGGCATCAAAAACGTGACCGATGCGGCCTGCAGCAGCGACGCCCCCAGCGCCACCAATCCGGCGGGCAACATCCTGCTGGGTTCCTCCCTGGCCTGCACCGTCAACAACACCCTGGCCGGAAAGGATGTCAGTGCCTACTTCTACGCCGACTCCGTCCACCCCACGCCCGCAGGCTACAAGTTGTTGTACCGCTACGTTGCCAAGCAAATGGCTATTGCTGGCTGGCTCTAA
- a CDS encoding tRNA-uridine aminocarboxypropyltransferase produces the protein MPHATSLASPHAPHAVSRLRTARLARSAKPFLARGGSKVERCTGCRLAPSHCMCALRPVLPRLANQAGVCLLMADIEPLKPSNTGWLIADVVADTWAFGWARTVVDPDLLALLADPQWQPYLVFPGEFVAPERVVTALLPPVGPAEGKRPLFVLLDATWPEARKMFRKSPYLDRLPVLSLQADRISQYKLRRSRRDDHFCTSEVAALCLELADEPHAAQTLEAYLDIFTHRYLQAKQQVPADADNAAHQRLRGLQAVGAAAPIKK, from the coding sequence ATGCCCCACGCCACATCCCTCGCCTCACCTCACGCCCCCCACGCCGTCTCCCGCCTGCGCACCGCTCGGCTCGCGCGCAGCGCCAAGCCCTTTCTGGCCCGGGGCGGCTCCAAGGTGGAGCGCTGCACCGGCTGCCGGCTGGCACCCAGCCACTGCATGTGCGCGCTGCGGCCGGTGCTGCCCCGGCTTGCGAACCAGGCCGGGGTGTGCCTGCTGATGGCTGATATTGAGCCGCTCAAGCCCAGCAACACCGGCTGGCTGATTGCCGACGTGGTGGCCGACACCTGGGCTTTTGGCTGGGCCCGCACCGTGGTGGACCCGGACCTGCTGGCGCTGCTGGCCGACCCGCAGTGGCAGCCGTACCTGGTGTTTCCGGGTGAATTTGTGGCCCCCGAGCGGGTGGTCACGGCGCTGTTGCCACCCGTGGGCCCCGCCGAGGGCAAGCGCCCGCTGTTTGTGCTGCTGGACGCCACCTGGCCCGAGGCGCGCAAGATGTTCCGCAAAAGCCCCTACCTCGACCGGCTGCCGGTGCTGAGCCTGCAGGCCGACCGCATCTCGCAGTACAAGCTGCGCCGGTCGCGGCGCGACGACCACTTTTGTACCTCCGAGGTGGCCGCCCTGTGCCTGGAGCTGGCCGACGAGCCGCACGCCGCGCAGACGCTGGAGGCCTATCTGGACATCTTCACCCACCGCTACCTGCAGGCCAAACAGCAGGTGCCTGCCGATGCCGACAACGCGGCGCACCAGCGCTTGCGCGGCCTGCAGGCCGTGGGTGCCGCTGCACCGATTAAAAAATGA
- a CDS encoding transglutaminase family protein: protein MYIKIGFDIELAISAPMALIHLLHVHPSRRGDLLAPQVVEVLPNLAVEDYFDGFGNLCSRVNAPLGVTQVGFRSEAIIRDSGLPDEVNWGAWQHDPTVLPSATLTYLLPSRYCEVDSELLQFAWNQFGSTPLGWARVQAICDFVHNHIRFDYMAARATRTAVEGFREGTGVCRDYTHLAVTLCRCMNIPARYCTGYLGDIGIPPVRYPMDFSAWFEVFLGDRWYTFDARHNTPRIGRVVMARGRDAGDVPITMAFGPNTLQKFEVTTYEVDAFGNAIFTV from the coding sequence ATGTACATCAAAATTGGTTTCGACATCGAGCTCGCCATCTCCGCACCGATGGCCCTGATCCACCTGCTGCATGTGCATCCGTCCCGGCGCGGCGATCTGCTGGCGCCGCAGGTGGTGGAGGTGCTGCCAAACCTGGCGGTAGAGGATTATTTTGATGGCTTTGGCAACCTGTGCAGCCGGGTGAATGCGCCCCTGGGCGTGACGCAGGTGGGGTTTCGCAGCGAAGCCATCATCCGCGACTCGGGCCTGCCCGACGAGGTGAACTGGGGCGCCTGGCAGCACGACCCCACGGTGCTGCCGTCGGCCACGCTGACCTACCTGCTGCCCAGCCGCTACTGCGAGGTAGACAGCGAGCTGCTGCAATTTGCCTGGAACCAGTTTGGCAGCACGCCGCTGGGCTGGGCGCGGGTGCAGGCCATCTGCGATTTTGTGCACAACCACATCCGCTTCGACTACATGGCTGCCCGCGCCACCCGTACCGCCGTGGAGGGCTTCCGCGAGGGCACCGGCGTGTGCCGCGACTACACCCACCTGGCCGTCACGCTGTGCCGCTGCATGAACATTCCGGCCCGCTACTGCACCGGCTACCTGGGCGACATCGGCATACCGCCAGTGCGCTACCCGATGGACTTCAGCGCCTGGTTCGAGGTGTTTCTGGGCGACCGCTGGTACACCTTTGACGCGCGCCACAACACGCCGCGTATCGGCCGTGTGGTGATGGCCCGGGGCCGCGACGCGGGCGACGTGCCCATCACCATGGCCTTTGGCCCCAACACGCTGCAGAAGTTCGAGGTCACCACCTACGAGGTGGATGCCTTCGGCAACGCCATCTTCACCGTGTAA
- the tsaB gene encoding tRNA (adenosine(37)-N6)-threonylcarbamoyltransferase complex dimerization subunit type 1 TsaB, producing MNLLAFDTSTDTLSIAATDGVQVWQHAGPGGAQASSTLIPAILALLAQAGLRLDQLEAIAFGSGPGSFTGLRTACSVAQGLAFGANVPVLPIDTLMAVAEEARHQHGVLQVQALLDARMDEVYTGFYRYQDGQWVQRDDFQLLRPEHLQHEAGWAQAGNPFTVYVDRIPASDGLRTTALPTATAMLRLAPALLAAGGAVPADQALPRYIRDKVAKTTDERMAEKAALALVAAQP from the coding sequence ATGAACTTGTTAGCCTTCGACACCAGCACCGACACCCTGTCCATCGCCGCCACCGATGGCGTGCAGGTGTGGCAGCACGCCGGGCCGGGCGGGGCGCAGGCCTCCAGCACGCTGATCCCGGCGATTCTGGCCTTGCTGGCCCAGGCCGGGCTGCGGCTGGACCAGCTGGAAGCCATCGCCTTTGGCAGCGGCCCCGGCTCGTTCACCGGGCTGCGCACGGCCTGCTCGGTGGCGCAAGGCTTGGCGTTTGGGGCGAATGTGCCGGTGCTGCCCATTGACACCCTGATGGCCGTGGCCGAAGAAGCCCGGCACCAGCACGGTGTGCTGCAGGTGCAGGCGCTGCTGGACGCGCGCATGGACGAGGTCTATACCGGCTTTTACCGCTACCAGGACGGCCAATGGGTCCAGCGCGACGACTTCCAGCTGCTGCGGCCCGAGCATCTGCAACACGAGGCCGGCTGGGCCCAGGCGGGCAATCCATTCACCGTGTACGTTGACCGCATCCCTGCCAGCGACGGCTTGCGCACCACCGCCCTGCCCACCGCCACGGCCATGCTGCGCCTGGCCCCGGCCTTGCTGGCCGCCGGTGGTGCCGTGCCCGCCGACCAGGCGCTGCCGCGTTACATCCGCGACAAAGTGGCCAAAACCACCGACGAGCGCATGGCCGAAAAAGCGGCACTGGCCCTGGTGGCCGCCCAACCATGA
- a CDS encoding glutathione S-transferase N-terminal domain-containing protein: MTHPIQQKWPAQHPERLQLYSLPTPNGVKVSILLEEIGLPYEPHLVSFETHDQMSPAFLSLNPNNKIPAILDPNGPGGQPLALFESGAILLYLAEKTGQCIPQDAAGRYECIQWLMFQMGGIGPMFGQLGFFHKFAGKDIDDKRPRDRYVAESKRLLAVLNQRLTGRAWMMGDAYTIADIAIFPWVRNLIGFYGAGDLVGFADYPEVARVLAAFVERPAVVKGLGIPARG; encoded by the coding sequence ATGACCCACCCGATCCAGCAAAAATGGCCCGCCCAGCACCCCGAACGCCTGCAGCTCTACTCGCTGCCCACGCCCAACGGCGTGAAGGTGTCCATCCTGCTGGAAGAAATTGGCTTGCCCTACGAGCCGCACCTGGTCAGCTTCGAGACCCACGACCAGATGTCGCCCGCGTTCTTGTCGCTCAACCCGAACAACAAGATCCCGGCCATCCTGGACCCGAACGGCCCCGGCGGCCAGCCGCTGGCGCTGTTTGAGTCGGGTGCCATCCTGCTGTACCTGGCCGAAAAAACCGGCCAGTGCATCCCGCAGGACGCGGCGGGCCGCTACGAGTGCATCCAGTGGCTGATGTTCCAGATGGGCGGCATCGGCCCGATGTTTGGCCAGCTGGGCTTCTTCCACAAGTTTGCAGGCAAGGACATTGACGACAAGCGCCCGCGCGACCGCTACGTGGCCGAGTCCAAGCGCCTGCTGGCGGTGCTGAACCAGCGCTTGACCGGGCGGGCCTGGATGATGGGCGATGCCTACACCATTGCCGACATCGCCATCTTCCCGTGGGTGCGCAACCTGATCGGCTTTTACGGCGCGGGGGACCTGGTGGGTTTTGCCGACTACCCCGAGGTGGCACGGGTGCTGGCGGCCTTTGTGGAGCGGCCCGCCGTGGTCAAGGGCCTGGGGATTCCGGCCCGGGGCTAA
- a CDS encoding Fic family protein, which produces MPSSHPPSRQPPFIWQHADWPTLRVDLSALAPALESARLEQGRLLGLLDAIGLMPAQEVARELWVQEALATAEIEGQRLDLAAVRSSVARRLGLDVAPGPANRSVDGLVDVMQDAVLHCAAPLDADRLGRWQSALFPGGTSGVQRIVVGRWREHLDPMQIVSGTLGREVVHFEAPPSQQVPAQMARWLAWFEATRPLSGEPAALNGLVRAALAHLWFETVHPFEDGNGRIGRAVVDMALAQDLAAGHALQFSAPIFGMARRMLAQRAAYYDALNAAQRGSCDVTPWVQWFVHAFAQGCVASQAVVRQAVDKAAFRARMAGVGANPRQAKVLERLLAAGSVELGGVFLGGLTADKYTKLANTSKPTATRDLTDLVAKGLLQVTGQGKGTRYAIAVPGWTQPVVE; this is translated from the coding sequence ATGCCCTCTTCGCATCCCCCCTCACGCCAGCCCCCGTTCATCTGGCAGCACGCCGACTGGCCCACGCTGCGCGTGGACTTGTCTGCGCTTGCCCCCGCGCTGGAGTCAGCACGGCTGGAGCAGGGCCGCTTGCTAGGCTTGCTGGATGCCATCGGTCTGATGCCAGCGCAAGAGGTAGCGCGTGAACTGTGGGTGCAAGAGGCGCTGGCCACGGCGGAAATCGAAGGGCAGCGGCTGGACCTGGCGGCGGTGCGGTCGTCGGTGGCGCGGCGGTTGGGGTTGGACGTAGCGCCTGGTCCGGCCAACCGCTCGGTGGATGGGCTGGTGGATGTGATGCAAGACGCCGTGCTGCATTGCGCCGCGCCGCTGGATGCCGACCGGCTGGGGCGTTGGCAGTCGGCCTTGTTTCCAGGGGGAACCTCGGGCGTGCAGCGGATTGTGGTGGGACGCTGGCGCGAGCACTTGGACCCTATGCAGATCGTCAGCGGCACGCTGGGCCGCGAGGTGGTGCACTTTGAAGCGCCTCCTTCGCAGCAGGTGCCTGCCCAGATGGCGCGGTGGCTGGCCTGGTTTGAAGCGACCCGTCCGTTGTCGGGTGAACCTGCTGCGCTGAATGGTCTGGTGCGTGCAGCCCTGGCGCATCTGTGGTTTGAAACCGTGCATCCGTTTGAAGACGGCAATGGCCGCATTGGCCGGGCGGTGGTGGACATGGCGCTGGCGCAAGACCTGGCTGCGGGGCACGCGCTGCAGTTTTCGGCACCCATTTTTGGCATGGCGCGGCGCATGTTGGCGCAGCGGGCGGCGTATTACGACGCGCTGAATGCCGCACAGCGCGGCAGTTGCGATGTCACACCGTGGGTGCAGTGGTTTGTGCATGCTTTTGCGCAGGGTTGCGTGGCGTCGCAAGCTGTGGTGCGGCAGGCGGTAGACAAGGCGGCCTTTCGCGCCCGCATGGCCGGGGTCGGCGCGAACCCCCGGCAGGCCAAGGTGCTAGAGCGCTTGCTGGCTGCGGGCAGTGTGGAGCTAGGTGGTGTTTTTTTGGGCGGGCTCACCGCCGACAAGTACACCAAACTCGCCAACACCAGCAAGCCGACTGCCACGCGGGATCTGACCGATTTGGTAGCCAAGGGCTTGCTGCAGGTTACCGGGCAGGGTAAGGGGACGCGTTATGCGATTGCCGTACCAGGGTGGACGCAGCCTGTGGTGGAGTAG